The following are encoded together in the Planctomycetota bacterium genome:
- a CDS encoding DUF1572 domain-containing protein, whose protein sequence is MMPPPNSDTTFLSALTETFRKYKDLAEKAAAQAPDAALHAPLDPNTNSIAIIMKHMAGNLRSRWTDFLTTDGEKPGRDRDGEFVDTYKSRAEMLADWEAGWAVLFATLAALKPSDLTRIVTVRGEPHTVILAAQRSLAHAAYHVGQIILIARIHAENEKLGGKPGSWKVLTMPRKGDKP, encoded by the coding sequence ATGATGCCACCCCCCAACTCCGACACCACCTTCCTCTCCGCCCTCACCGAGACCTTCCGCAAGTACAAGGATCTCGCCGAGAAGGCCGCCGCCCAGGCGCCCGACGCCGCGCTGCACGCGCCGCTGGATCCCAACACCAACTCCATCGCCATCATCATGAAGCACATGGCGGGCAACCTGCGTTCGCGCTGGACGGATTTCCTCACCACCGACGGCGAGAAGCCCGGACGCGACCGCGACGGCGAATTCGTGGACACCTACAAGTCCCGCGCGGAGATGCTCGCCGACTGGGAAGCGGGGTGGGCGGTTCTCTTCGCGACGCTCGCCGCGCTGAAACCCTCCGATCTCACGCGCATCGTCACCGTCCGCGGGGAGCCGCACACGGTCATCCTGGCGGCTCAGCGTTCGCTGGCGCACGCGGCCTATCACGTGGGGCAGATCATTCTCATCGCCCGCATCCACGCCGAGAACGAGAAGCTCGGCGGCAAGCCTGGCTCGTGGAAGGTGCTCACGATGCCGCGTAAAGGAGACAAGCCATGA
- a CDS encoding VOC family protein, whose translation MSKNNQQEPRGGAISVDPKLARNGGLSYLEIPAIDARRSAMFYEKVFGWHIEDADTDHPKFSDQTGHMLGRWRKSRKAAREPGLLPYIYVDGLDDAVNSVIALGGEIVKAPYPEGNLRVATIRDPAGNVIGLWQEGD comes from the coding sequence ATGTCAAAGAACAATCAACAAGAACCCCGGGGCGGCGCCATCAGCGTCGACCCGAAGCTCGCCCGCAACGGCGGGCTTTCCTACCTGGAGATCCCCGCCATCGACGCGCGGCGCTCCGCGATGTTCTACGAGAAGGTCTTCGGCTGGCACATCGAGGACGCCGACACCGACCATCCGAAGTTCTCCGACCAGACCGGGCACATGCTCGGCCGCTGGCGCAAGAGCCGCAAGGCCGCCCGCGAGCCGGGTCTGCTTCCCTACATCTATGTCGACGGCCTCGATGACGCGGTGAACAGCGTCATTGCCCTCGGTGGCGAGATCGTGAAGGCGCCCTATCCCGAAGGCAATCTTCGCGTCGCGACGATCCGCGATCCCGCCGGCAACGTGATCGGCCTCTGGCAAGAAGGCGATTGA
- a CDS encoding YdeI/OmpD-associated family protein translates to MKHRFFRTAGEFRKWLAKNHAAETELLVGFYTKTSGKTSITWQESVREAICFGWIDGIRRNVDPVSYSIRFTPRKRTSIWSAINIGIAKELIKQGLMRPPGLAAYKLRRDNKSAVYAYEQHKAVIPEPYAGLLKKNKRAFAFYEAQSPSYRKLISWWIVSAKQEETRAKRIKKLIAESAAGRRL, encoded by the coding sequence ATGAAGCACCGGTTCTTCCGCACCGCAGGCGAGTTTCGCAAGTGGCTGGCAAAGAATCACGCCGCGGAGACGGAGCTGCTGGTCGGTTTCTACACCAAGACCTCCGGCAAAACGAGCATCACCTGGCAGGAGTCCGTGCGTGAGGCGATCTGCTTCGGCTGGATCGACGGCATTCGCCGCAACGTCGACCCGGTGAGCTACAGCATTCGATTCACTCCGCGCAAGCGCACCAGCATCTGGAGCGCCATCAACATCGGCATCGCGAAGGAGCTGATCAAGCAGGGTCTGATGCGGCCACCCGGCCTAGCCGCCTACAAGCTGCGCCGCGATAACAAATCCGCCGTCTACGCCTACGAGCAGCACAAGGCCGTCATACCCGAGCCCTATGCCGGCCTTCTCAAGAAGAACAAGCGGGCCTTCGCGTTCTACGAAGCGCAGTCGCCCAGTTACCGCAAGTTGATCAGTTGGTGGATCGTCAGCGCCAAGCAGGAGGAGACTCGTGCGAAGCGAATCAAAAAGCTCATCGCGGAATCCGCCGCGGGGCGTAGGCTCTAG
- a CDS encoding ankyrin repeat domain-containing protein has translation MEPSLVKEFVGAGHSDLDKVKAMLAEHPTLLNATWDWGNGDFEMAIGGAGHMGRPDIAEYLISQGGRYDLFVAAMLGELEHVQLILKLHPNLAKSKGPHGISLLQHAKAGGERSKAVLEFVQLQAV, from the coding sequence CTGGAGCCGAGCCTGGTCAAGGAATTTGTTGGAGCGGGCCACTCCGACCTGGACAAGGTCAAGGCCATGCTCGCCGAGCATCCGACCCTGCTCAATGCAACCTGGGACTGGGGCAACGGCGACTTCGAAATGGCGATCGGCGGCGCCGGTCACATGGGCCGGCCGGACATCGCCGAATACCTGATCAGCCAGGGCGGCCGCTACGACCTCTTCGTCGCTGCCATGCTCGGCGAGCTGGAGCATGTGCAGTTGATCCTCAAGCTGCATCCGAATCTCGCCAAATCAAAGGGCCCGCACGGCATTTCCCTGCTCCAGCACGCCAAGGCCGGGGGCGAGCGAAGCAAGGCCGTTTTGGAGTTCGTCCAGCTTCAGGCCGTCTAA